A single window of Rubripirellula lacrimiformis DNA harbors:
- the nusA gene encoding transcription termination factor NusA — protein MNPQDILRYVDSLHREKNIDKELVFLAIESALQTAAKRQYGEEADIIVQLDRENGKINATLEGETLGDDQIGRIGAQTAKQVIIQKVKEAERDSLMIEYREQIGEIVSGIIGRADGGVATVNLGNVEAILPRSEQIPGETLHAGERVRAVVFEVRATGNRVRVVLSRTRPQLVQRLFEQEIPELGEEIIAIRSISREPGYRSKVAVSSVDTQVDPIAVCVGYRGSRIKAVREELAGEHIDVVRYSDDPEILIPNALQPAEVEQVLLCDMIGRAIVLVQEDQLSLAIGRRGQNVRLGSKLCGWDIEIMTGGELEEQIERAVAGFSQIDGVTEEIAQALVEQGYLSYDDLSVIEPDQFMEMSGLTAEQVDHIVEVAEQMGQEAEQAAADERRNRREREQLQKEAEAAGIAEPKTPAPETPAPEAAATEEAAPEAEAAEAAADPEAESATDAVAEAAESDPVAESAEAATPSTEGTDSSETEPPTADNQDASAADSSDAETESASSEKS, from the coding sequence ATGAATCCACAAGACATCCTCCGCTACGTCGACTCGCTCCATCGCGAGAAAAACATTGACAAAGAGTTGGTGTTTTTGGCGATCGAATCGGCACTGCAAACGGCTGCGAAGCGTCAGTACGGCGAAGAAGCGGACATCATTGTTCAGCTGGATCGCGAGAACGGAAAAATCAACGCGACCTTGGAAGGCGAGACGCTGGGCGATGACCAAATCGGTCGAATCGGTGCCCAGACCGCTAAACAAGTCATCATCCAAAAGGTCAAAGAAGCCGAACGCGACTCGTTGATGATCGAGTATCGCGAGCAGATCGGTGAAATTGTCAGCGGCATTATCGGCCGCGCCGACGGCGGCGTCGCGACGGTCAATCTGGGCAACGTCGAAGCCATCCTGCCACGCAGCGAACAGATCCCTGGCGAAACCCTGCATGCCGGCGAACGCGTCCGAGCCGTCGTGTTCGAAGTCCGGGCAACCGGCAACCGCGTCCGCGTGGTGCTTAGCCGAACCCGCCCCCAACTCGTCCAACGTTTGTTCGAACAGGAAATCCCCGAGCTGGGCGAAGAGATCATCGCGATCCGATCCATCAGCCGCGAACCTGGATATCGAAGCAAGGTTGCCGTCAGCAGCGTCGACACCCAAGTCGACCCCATCGCCGTTTGCGTTGGTTACCGCGGCAGCCGAATCAAGGCCGTTCGCGAAGAACTTGCGGGCGAACACATCGACGTGGTGCGGTACAGCGACGATCCGGAAATCCTGATTCCCAACGCCCTGCAACCCGCCGAAGTCGAACAGGTGTTGCTGTGCGACATGATCGGCCGCGCGATCGTGCTGGTCCAAGAAGACCAACTTTCGCTCGCCATCGGCCGCCGTGGCCAGAACGTCCGCCTGGGCAGCAAGCTTTGCGGGTGGGATATCGAAATCATGACCGGCGGCGAACTGGAAGAACAGATCGAACGCGCCGTTGCCGGATTCAGCCAAATCGACGGTGTCACCGAAGAAATCGCACAAGCATTGGTCGAACAAGGATACCTATCCTATGACGACTTGTCGGTGATCGAACCGGACCAGTTCATGGAAATGAGCGGGCTGACTGCCGAACAGGTTGACCATATCGTCGAAGTCGCCGAACAAATGGGGCAGGAAGCCGAACAGGCTGCTGCGGACGAACGACGCAACCGACGCGAACGAGAACAACTGCAGAAAGAAGCCGAGGCTGCCGGAATCGCGGAACCGAAAACACCTGCACCGGAAACACCTGCACCGGAAGCAGCGGCGACTGAAGAAGCGGCTCCGGAAGCCGAAGCGGCGGAAGCGGCAGCTGACCCTGAGGCCGAATCTGCAACCGATGCGGTCGCCGAAGCGGCTGAATCAGATCCCGTAGCGGAATCGGCCGAAGCAGCCACCCCCTCCACCGAGGGCACAGATTCCTCGGAAACCGAACCTCCAACCGCCGACAACCAAGACGCATCAGCAGCCGATTCATCGGACGCTGAAACCGAGTCCGCGTCGTCCGAAAAGAGCTAA
- a CDS encoding type II secretion system protein, which yields MNRKSRKGFSLIELVIVVLILGIIAAVAAPRMFDTASTAEENTTRQQLAVMRNAIEMYRARNAAYPTDLTVAMSEMLNGSFPVPMVGTARNKPGVHYDATTTDVDAAVDVGVDAGWAYKAHNGSLRLNVADATLGSDW from the coding sequence ATGAATCGTAAATCCCGCAAAGGCTTTTCGCTTATTGAGCTGGTGATCGTAGTTCTGATTCTGGGAATCATTGCTGCCGTTGCCGCGCCTCGAATGTTTGATACCGCTTCGACCGCCGAAGAAAACACCACTCGCCAACAGCTGGCTGTGATGCGCAATGCGATCGAAATGTATCGCGCTCGAAATGCAGCGTATCCAACTGACTTGACGGTTGCCATGAGCGAAATGCTAAACGGTTCGTTCCCGGTACCCATGGTCGGCACCGCTCGAAACAAACCAGGGGTTCACTACGATGCGACAACGACGGACGTCGATGCTGCGGTGGACGTCGGTGTCGATGCCGGTTGGGCCTACAAGGCACACAACGGATCGCTGCGTCTGAACGTCGCCGACGCCACGTTGGGTTCCGACTGGTAG
- a CDS encoding response regulator codes for MNVSATTVLIAEDDPVFRRVLTFTIARTGLAVEAVCDGAAAFDRLKKGGIDFLITDHQMPICSGLELLQRIVDDKSIGKIPTVLCTAKGLELDTQGLKKKFDLVEVMHKPFSPRRLSDLITSAVEAIRQDVKESSHIPLGIASVHGNSGVHTNA; via the coding sequence ATGAACGTCTCTGCAACGACCGTACTGATTGCTGAAGACGATCCCGTCTTTCGACGAGTTTTGACCTTTACGATCGCGCGCACCGGACTGGCTGTCGAGGCCGTCTGTGATGGCGCTGCGGCGTTTGATCGACTGAAAAAGGGAGGCATCGATTTCCTGATCACCGATCACCAGATGCCCATTTGCAGCGGACTGGAACTGTTGCAGCGAATTGTCGATGACAAATCGATCGGCAAAATCCCGACCGTCTTATGCACAGCCAAGGGTTTGGAACTGGATACCCAGGGGCTGAAAAAGAAATTCGACTTGGTCGAAGTCATGCACAAACCGTTCAGTCCACGACGTCTCAGCGATCTGATCACCTCTGCGGTGGAAGCCATTCGCCAGGACGTGAAAGAATCGTCCCACATCCCGCTGGGCATCGCATCGGTGCACGGCAACTCCGGAGTTCACACGAATGCCTGA
- the infB gene encoding translation initiation factor IF-2: MPARIYALAKELNLDSKELVDIVKKVGITGKGSALASLTDDETTRVREHLAGAAAKPAAPRASAAPAPMGAVRDSVVPAERKPVAINVGRSRSRPTSAKSDSGPKSDPAPAPTKPAVEETPQVQPEPVAKAPEAPAAKADAEPPVAETPTVAKTESKPAPLAKPAAPQRPAQPMSAERTAAAMAKKPDSPTPQRPAPTAPKAPEAPAGKKPGFASRIASRMAARKGTSSPTEAVAPIRRDPTVGSNKVRSLDRPAASGDKKPNDAAKAKRREPRINVKMASLPEVSEQAVPKAASGEPKAQKPDVKLSPDAIAGHRQGMRAPLEQLAKEDDEKKRAAKRGSGLAGFTGEKKRGTVKEEEEKPRKKGLAGMASPRAERGRGKSRGRVSMDGSFDRSRQYRSNRGSRRKNINTAAPRKDAVVLELPCTIRSFSEAAGVSVGKVLGTMMQMGLQGGVNINSQLDLESAEAVAAEMELTIELKATETLEDSLISELEDREDGAETLVPRAPIVTFLGHVDHGKTSLLDYLIGINVVKGEAGGITQHIRAYEIDKDGRKITFVDTPGHEAFTEMRARGANVTDIAVLVVAADDGIMPQTAEAISHAKAAGVPIVVALNKIDLEGVDENRILTQLTEHQLTPSEWGGDVEVVRTSATKGTGMDELLETLLTVAELNEYSANPNREAMGVCIESEQQGDRGVVAKLVVQNGTLRVGDVLVCGSAHGRVRAMNSTLNNEPMTEAGPSTPVSVMGFDEAPGAGERFHVLDDITKAREIAQTRAHASSQESLSGISTKVSFENFQEMLQDGTIGVQADKVRLNMIIRADVKGSLEAIEKELTKLDHPEVEIRVLQKSVGGVSLADVTLASASDAVIAAFNVVPDEQARAMADERGVEIRRYSVIYKLTDEIREMIEGRLKPEERVVELGRAVVKQVFSISRVGTIAGCYVVQGLIQRGCRIRVTRDGRVIGDYPLDSLKRIKDDAKEVPRGMECGIRLQGFNDIKQDDVLEAYRIEEVARTLD, translated from the coding sequence GTGCCCGCACGCATTTACGCGCTCGCAAAAGAACTGAACCTCGACAGCAAAGAGCTGGTTGACATCGTTAAGAAGGTTGGGATTACCGGAAAGGGTTCCGCCTTGGCCAGTTTGACCGACGACGAAACAACCCGAGTCCGAGAACACCTCGCAGGTGCCGCTGCCAAGCCGGCTGCGCCGAGAGCTTCTGCTGCACCGGCACCCATGGGCGCCGTCCGCGACTCTGTTGTCCCAGCGGAACGCAAGCCGGTTGCGATCAACGTCGGACGATCGCGATCGCGGCCCACCAGCGCTAAAAGCGACTCGGGGCCCAAGAGCGATCCTGCTCCTGCACCGACCAAGCCAGCGGTCGAAGAAACGCCCCAGGTTCAGCCTGAACCGGTTGCCAAAGCGCCGGAAGCACCAGCCGCCAAGGCTGACGCTGAACCACCGGTCGCCGAAACTCCGACCGTGGCGAAAACCGAATCCAAACCTGCGCCGCTTGCCAAGCCTGCGGCACCCCAGCGGCCGGCTCAGCCCATGTCTGCCGAACGTACCGCAGCGGCCATGGCCAAGAAGCCCGATTCGCCGACCCCACAGCGGCCTGCACCTACCGCGCCGAAAGCTCCTGAAGCACCGGCTGGTAAGAAACCAGGTTTCGCTAGCCGGATCGCAAGTCGCATGGCGGCTCGCAAGGGAACATCGTCACCCACCGAAGCGGTAGCACCGATTCGGCGCGACCCGACCGTCGGATCCAATAAGGTCCGCTCGTTGGACCGGCCTGCTGCCAGTGGCGATAAAAAGCCCAACGACGCGGCCAAAGCCAAGCGACGCGAACCACGCATCAACGTCAAGATGGCCTCGCTGCCCGAAGTCAGCGAACAGGCCGTGCCGAAAGCCGCCAGCGGCGAACCCAAGGCACAAAAGCCGGACGTCAAACTTAGCCCGGACGCGATCGCTGGTCACCGCCAAGGGATGCGTGCCCCGCTAGAACAACTGGCCAAAGAAGACGACGAAAAGAAGCGAGCAGCCAAACGCGGCAGCGGACTCGCTGGCTTCACCGGCGAAAAGAAACGCGGCACGGTCAAAGAAGAAGAAGAGAAGCCTCGCAAGAAGGGATTGGCCGGAATGGCCAGCCCGCGAGCCGAACGGGGACGTGGCAAATCACGCGGCCGCGTTTCGATGGACGGTTCTTTTGACCGCTCGCGACAATACCGATCCAACCGTGGGTCACGCCGCAAAAACATCAACACCGCGGCACCACGTAAAGATGCCGTCGTGCTGGAACTGCCATGCACCATCCGATCGTTCTCCGAAGCAGCCGGCGTTTCCGTCGGTAAAGTCCTCGGCACAATGATGCAGATGGGATTGCAAGGTGGTGTGAACATCAACTCGCAGTTGGATCTGGAGTCGGCCGAAGCGGTCGCCGCCGAGATGGAACTGACGATCGAGCTGAAGGCGACCGAAACGCTTGAAGATTCGCTGATCTCCGAACTCGAAGATCGCGAAGACGGTGCCGAAACTCTGGTCCCACGTGCCCCGATCGTGACCTTCCTCGGTCACGTCGATCACGGCAAAACAAGTTTGTTGGATTACCTGATCGGCATCAACGTCGTCAAAGGCGAAGCCGGCGGGATCACCCAACACATTCGTGCCTACGAAATCGACAAAGACGGTCGAAAGATCACCTTCGTCGATACACCTGGTCACGAAGCATTTACCGAAATGCGTGCTCGTGGTGCAAACGTCACCGACATCGCCGTTTTGGTGGTCGCTGCCGACGACGGCATCATGCCGCAAACTGCCGAAGCGATCAGCCATGCCAAGGCGGCCGGAGTGCCGATCGTCGTTGCACTGAACAAGATTGACTTGGAAGGCGTCGACGAGAACCGCATCCTGACTCAATTGACCGAACATCAATTGACGCCTAGCGAATGGGGCGGTGACGTCGAAGTTGTCCGAACCAGTGCCACCAAGGGCACCGGGATGGACGAACTGCTGGAAACCCTGCTGACGGTTGCCGAGCTGAATGAATACTCGGCCAACCCCAATCGCGAAGCGATGGGCGTCTGTATCGAATCGGAACAACAAGGCGACCGCGGTGTGGTTGCCAAGTTGGTTGTCCAAAACGGCACACTGCGTGTCGGCGACGTGCTGGTTTGCGGATCGGCCCACGGACGCGTCCGAGCGATGAACAGCACATTGAACAACGAACCGATGACCGAAGCGGGCCCCAGCACGCCAGTCAGCGTGATGGGCTTCGACGAAGCACCGGGTGCCGGCGAACGGTTCCACGTTCTTGATGACATCACCAAGGCTCGTGAAATCGCCCAAACGCGGGCACACGCCAGCAGCCAAGAATCGCTCTCTGGCATCAGCACGAAGGTTTCGTTCGAAAACTTCCAAGAGATGCTTCAGGACGGAACCATCGGTGTTCAAGCCGACAAGGTTCGCTTGAACATGATCATCCGTGCCGATGTGAAGGGTTCGCTCGAAGCGATCGAAAAAGAACTGACCAAGCTGGACCACCCCGAGGTCGAGATCCGAGTGCTGCAGAAGAGCGTCGGTGGCGTTTCGCTAGCCGACGTTACTCTGGCTTCGGCTTCCGATGCTGTGATCGCCGCCTTCAACGTCGTCCCCGACGAACAAGCACGTGCGATGGCAGACGAACGCGGTGTCGAAATTCGGCGTTACAGCGTGATCTATAAGTTGACCGACGAGATTCGGGAAATGATCGAAGGTCGCCTGAAACCGGAAGAACGTGTCGTCGAACTCGGACGTGCGGTCGTCAAACAGGTCTTCAGCATCAGCCGTGTCGGCACGATCGCCGGTTGCTATGTGGTCCAAGGTTTGATCCAACGCGGTTGCCGTATTCGCGTCACCCGTGACGGTCGAGTCATCGGCGACTATCCACTCGATTCGCTGAAACGGATCAAGGACGACGCCAAGGAAGTTCCTCGCGGCATGGAGTGCGGTATTCGTTTGCAAGGTTTCAACGACATCAAACAAGACGATGTTCTGGAAGCTTATCGAATCGAAGAAGTTGCCCGAACATTGGATTGA